A single genomic interval of Picosynechococcus sp. PCC 7003 harbors:
- a CDS encoding MAPEG family protein → MNLSVAAVLIYSLVGAVFLVYLPYGVVGYARVKLASQMSDRLEMFRRPRATVDLLPDYAQRANWAHQNAFEALAVYSVACLSALVTGVDSPWAMGAAIAFLVARTFYPLFYILNIPVLRSMMFAVGNIANITLFALSVIAVQGL, encoded by the coding sequence ATGAATCTGTCTGTTGCTGCTGTTCTTATTTATTCGTTGGTCGGCGCGGTATTTCTGGTTTATCTGCCCTATGGGGTAGTGGGTTATGCACGGGTTAAACTGGCTAGTCAAATGAGCGATCGCCTAGAGATGTTTCGGCGACCGAGGGCAACAGTAGATCTTCTGCCGGATTATGCGCAGCGGGCTAATTGGGCGCACCAGAATGCCTTTGAAGCGTTGGCAGTTTATAGTGTTGCTTGTCTATCTGCCTTGGTAACGGGGGTGGATTCTCCCTGGGCCATGGGGGCGGCGATCGCCTTTTTGGTGGCGAGAACCTTCTATCCGTTGTTTTATATCCTCAACATTCCGGTATTGCGCTCGATGATGTTTGCCGTGGGAAATATCGCCAATATTACGCTTTTTGCCTTGAGTGTGATTGCCGTCCAGGGCCTCTAG
- a CDS encoding aminotransferase class I/II-fold pyridoxal phosphate-dependent enzyme, with translation MTFLQHPIQAQASLLDILDERARSQPNAQAYCFLENGETESGHLTYQELATQAKAIASHLAPWRGERALLLYPSGLEFITAFLGCLYAGVIAVPVYPPKRNQKLSRLLAIADNAQAKLALTTKTLLTDIQQRFAQAEPFQNLIFLATDTLEPDPKGFESQVIREDDLAFLQYTSGSTGIPKGVMVSHRNILHNQRLIQTAFGHSEKSVGVGWLPLFHDMGLIGHVLQPLYVGFPSILMPPVAFLTNPRRWLQAIAKYRATTSGGPNFAYDLCLDRLTENDLANLDLSSWTLAYSGAEPVRAATLEKFSKKFAPCGFRPEAFYPCYGMAEATLFITGGDKKQAPITTNSSAESENLFVSCGQPYHDTQVAIVDPESFAPCPEGTTGEVWVRGGSVAQGYWNAPIATKETFTATLDHHQKSFLRTGDLGFITAGELFITGRLKDLIIVRGKNHYPHDIELTAQQSHPALRENCGAAFMVEIDGTERLMLVQEVKRTFLRNLDVEAIAQKIRQAIAANHELQTYGIILIKTGSIPKTSSGKIQRYRCRQAFLADELLVVGRSVLGEISNSSAQDITKQNLSQSTTNLINPLREQLAQALSLPLDTIQDDQPIAALGLDSVQVIEIKHYIEQKFDLTVPLEKFFEDITVAQLAQDLLALANLSQESQHHQNGHLPQTTPLEAEGIDLDQRLRLAYKPSRNVLDKAREFNLPDQLRANDLLPYFRALERNEGATCIFEGRQLIMLGSNNYLGLTADARVREATAKAALEEGPSLTGSRLLNGSTRQHREFEQKLATFVGHEDALVFTTGYQANLGFISALMNENTTMILDSEAHACIYDGAFMSRCRVVQYQHNDLQDLEQKLIQVTADSATMVTIDGLYSMTGDIAPLPEIRKLCDRHGATLAVDDAHALGVLGKTGRGTEEHFGMIGSSDILCGTFSKSLASIGGWVAAEAKVIDWIRFNGRSMLFSASIPPTSLAAASAALDILIAEPWRVQKLHENAQYWQRGLQSLGFTVGTAQTPIITVHIGDDFKCMQFCKALLEAGVYVNAAVYPAVPRNKAALRTSVMATHTREHLDKALTIFAEVGQQFLIEAE, from the coding sequence ATGACGTTTCTCCAGCATCCTATCCAGGCACAGGCATCGTTGCTCGATATCCTTGATGAGCGGGCACGCAGCCAACCCAATGCCCAAGCCTACTGTTTTTTAGAAAATGGAGAAACAGAGTCTGGCCACCTCACCTACCAAGAGTTAGCAACCCAAGCAAAGGCGATCGCCTCCCATCTAGCTCCCTGGCGCGGGGAACGGGCATTGCTGCTCTATCCTTCTGGGCTGGAATTTATCACAGCATTTTTGGGCTGCCTTTACGCCGGGGTGATTGCGGTGCCTGTCTATCCGCCGAAGCGCAACCAAAAGTTATCGCGCCTGTTGGCGATCGCCGACAATGCCCAGGCCAAACTCGCCCTAACCACCAAGACACTGCTCACAGATATTCAACAAAGATTTGCCCAAGCAGAGCCGTTTCAGAATTTAATTTTTTTGGCGACGGATACTTTAGAGCCAGATCCCAAAGGATTTGAATCCCAGGTGATTCGAGAGGATGATCTGGCGTTTTTGCAATATACCTCTGGATCCACGGGAATCCCCAAGGGCGTGATGGTTTCCCATCGGAATATCCTCCACAACCAACGACTTATTCAAACCGCCTTCGGTCATAGTGAAAAAAGTGTCGGGGTCGGTTGGCTGCCTCTCTTCCACGATATGGGTCTCATTGGCCATGTGCTCCAACCGCTTTATGTGGGCTTCCCCAGTATTTTGATGCCCCCGGTGGCGTTCTTAACCAATCCCCGACGCTGGCTCCAGGCGATCGCCAAATATCGGGCCACTACCAGCGGTGGGCCAAATTTTGCCTATGATTTGTGCCTTGATCGCCTGACAGAAAATGATCTGGCAAATCTAGACTTAAGTAGTTGGACGCTCGCCTATAGCGGCGCAGAACCAGTGCGGGCGGCCACCCTCGAAAAATTTAGTAAAAAGTTTGCTCCCTGCGGTTTCCGACCAGAGGCATTTTATCCTTGTTATGGCATGGCAGAAGCGACCCTCTTCATCACAGGGGGTGACAAAAAACAAGCGCCGATTACCACCAACTCATCGGCAGAGTCAGAAAATCTATTTGTCAGTTGTGGCCAGCCCTACCATGACACCCAAGTGGCGATCGTTGATCCGGAATCCTTTGCCCCTTGCCCCGAAGGCACGACTGGAGAAGTGTGGGTGCGGGGGGGCAGTGTCGCCCAGGGTTATTGGAATGCGCCTATCGCCACTAAAGAAACCTTTACGGCGACCCTCGATCACCACCAAAAATCTTTCCTGCGCACCGGTGATCTCGGCTTTATTACAGCTGGAGAACTGTTTATTACCGGTCGGCTGAAGGATTTAATTATCGTTCGGGGAAAAAATCACTATCCCCATGACATCGAACTTACGGCCCAACAGTCCCATCCAGCCCTCCGGGAAAATTGCGGGGCAGCCTTCATGGTGGAAATCGACGGTACAGAACGCCTAATGCTGGTGCAGGAGGTAAAACGAACCTTTCTCCGGAATCTGGATGTCGAGGCGATCGCCCAAAAAATCCGCCAGGCGATCGCCGCAAACCACGAACTGCAAACCTACGGGATTATTTTGATCAAAACAGGTAGCATCCCGAAAACGTCCAGCGGTAAAATCCAACGATACCGTTGTCGTCAAGCTTTCCTGGCCGATGAACTGCTGGTTGTGGGCCGCAGTGTCCTGGGTGAAATAAGCAATTCTTCGGCCCAAGATATTACTAAACAAAACCTCTCCCAATCAACAACTAACCTAATTAATCCCCTGCGAGAACAATTGGCCCAGGCCCTCTCGCTGCCCCTCGATACGATCCAAGATGATCAACCCATTGCCGCTTTGGGCCTAGATTCCGTACAGGTTATTGAAATTAAGCACTACATCGAACAAAAATTTGATCTGACAGTGCCCCTCGAAAAATTTTTTGAGGATATTACCGTTGCCCAACTTGCCCAAGATCTCTTGGCTCTAGCTAATCTCTCCCAAGAATCCCAGCATCATCAAAATGGACATCTCCCCCAAACGACCCCATTAGAAGCAGAGGGTATCGATCTAGATCAACGGTTGCGGTTAGCCTACAAACCCAGCCGCAATGTTCTCGACAAGGCCCGGGAGTTTAACCTGCCGGATCAGCTTCGGGCCAATGATCTGCTGCCCTACTTCCGCGCCCTCGAACGGAATGAAGGGGCCACCTGTATTTTTGAGGGACGGCAACTGATCATGCTGGGCTCTAACAATTATCTGGGGCTAACGGCGGATGCCCGGGTGCGAGAAGCGACGGCAAAGGCGGCCTTGGAGGAAGGGCCAAGTTTAACGGGGTCACGCCTCCTGAATGGTTCGACCCGCCAACACCGGGAATTTGAGCAGAAACTTGCGACCTTTGTGGGCCATGAAGATGCTTTGGTGTTTACGACGGGGTACCAGGCAAATTTAGGCTTTATCTCGGCCTTGATGAACGAAAATACGACAATGATCCTCGACAGTGAGGCCCATGCTTGTATTTACGATGGGGCTTTTATGAGTCGCTGCCGGGTCGTTCAATATCAACATAATGATCTACAGGATTTAGAACAAAAACTGATCCAGGTGACAGCAGACTCGGCAACGATGGTCACCATTGATGGCTTGTATTCCATGACCGGGGATATTGCCCCTCTACCGGAAATTCGGAAATTATGCGATCGCCATGGGGCCACTTTAGCGGTGGATGATGCCCATGCCCTAGGGGTACTGGGAAAAACGGGCCGGGGAACGGAGGAACATTTCGGGATGATCGGCAGTAGTGACATTCTCTGCGGTACTTTCTCAAAAAGTTTAGCCTCCATCGGTGGTTGGGTCGCTGCTGAGGCAAAGGTGATTGACTGGATTCGCTTTAATGGTCGGTCGATGTTATTTTCTGCCTCTATTCCGCCCACTTCCCTGGCTGCGGCCTCCGCTGCCCTAGATATTTTGATTGCCGAACCTTGGCGGGTGCAAAAGCTCCACGAAAATGCTCAATATTGGCAACGGGGGTTACAGTCCCTTGGGTTTACCGTCGGCACTGCCCAAACGCCGATCATCACAGTGCACATTGGTGACGATTTTAAATGCATGCAGTTCTGTAAGGCACTCTTGGAGGCTGGGGTCTATGTGAATGCGGCGGTGTATCCTGCTGTCCCCCGCAACAAAGCGGCCCTTCGTACCAGCGTCATGGCGACCCACACCCGCGAACACCTAGATAAAGCCCTGACAATTTTTGCGGAAGTCGGTCAGCAGTTTCTGATTGAGGCTGAATAG
- a CDS encoding SDR family oxidoreductase, whose amino-acid sequence MRHAIITGGSSGIGLAIARQLAQQGDVNLSIIARSLNKLQAAQEKLQAIFPNPQQQCLTLTADVAQRCEIEQAIASAIEKFSAPDLLITSAGIAHPGYFQELSLEVFEQTMAVNYFGTLYAIRAALPAMQTTGKGNIVMISSGAGLLGLFGYTPYSPSKFALRGLAESLRSELKQVGIQVAIAYPPDTDTPQLAAENLTKPPETKLITETAQMWTAEQVASTILRGVRRQKFVIAPGLEMQLLYRLHSLLAPVLQWYFDRLVARARQN is encoded by the coding sequence ATGCGACATGCAATTATTACGGGGGGATCGAGTGGCATTGGGTTGGCGATCGCCCGCCAGTTGGCCCAGCAGGGGGATGTTAATCTTTCAATCATTGCCCGCAGTCTAAACAAGCTCCAGGCAGCCCAGGAAAAGCTTCAAGCAATCTTTCCCAATCCCCAACAGCAATGTTTAACCCTCACGGCGGATGTGGCCCAAAGATGTGAGATCGAACAGGCGATCGCCTCAGCCATTGAAAAGTTTAGTGCTCCGGATTTATTGATCACCTCTGCCGGCATTGCCCACCCTGGATATTTTCAGGAACTTTCCCTCGAAGTTTTTGAACAAACCATGGCGGTGAATTATTTCGGCACACTGTATGCTATCCGGGCGGCTCTTCCAGCGATGCAAACTACAGGAAAGGGGAATATTGTGATGATTTCTTCAGGCGCAGGTCTGTTGGGACTCTTTGGTTATACGCCTTACAGTCCCAGCAAATTTGCCCTGCGGGGCTTGGCAGAATCCCTCCGGAGCGAATTAAAGCAAGTGGGAATCCAAGTGGCGATCGCCTATCCACCCGATACCGATACTCCCCAACTGGCCGCCGAAAATTTGACAAAACCGCCGGAAACCAAGTTAATTACAGAGACTGCCCAAATGTGGACTGCAGAGCAGGTTGCCAGTACGATCCTCCGGGGCGTTCGTCGACAAAAATTTGTCATTGCGCCCGGTCTGGAAATGCAACTGCTCTACCGCCTTCATAGTTTGTTGGCTCCTGTCCTGCAATGGTATTTTGATCGGCTTGTGGCCCGCGCCCGCCAAAACTAA
- a CDS encoding fatty acyl-AMP ligase: protein MTHSAKTIVDLLHHHADASPDRTAYYFIAGEDNLTQLTYAQLEQQVKAIAAHLQTFIEPGDRILLVFPYSAGLEFVASFYGCLYAGAIAVTINPSRSDDALDKLMERVEDCQAKAILTTQSLIEYFQKKLIKAPIKAAGLTQKFSQVKAIAMDKIPLTLAADWQPPQITEETLAFLQYTSGSTGKPKGVMVTHGNVLHNSATIYKSFSHSPESKMASWLPMFHDMGLIGGLIQPLYGGFPSYLMSPIELIQKPVRWLEVISQHRITTSGGPNFAYDLVANQVTPKQLESLDLNSWDVAYSGAETVRASTLEKFAQTFAPCGFRKEAFYPCYGMAEATLFISGGSKGIPPVVQYVAPEALEQNQAIISTDGRRGIVSCGWTWLGDEVVIVDPETNTKLPEGQVGEIWAAGKGIGKGYWERPEITKETFQAYVDGQGPYLRTGDLGFLKDGELFVTGRIKDVMILWGRYRYPQDIELTVEQCHPALRPCAGAAFSIEAADEERLVVVQELKRSYVRKFDLAEVVGAIRQAVYQEHTVEVYGIVLLRTGSILKTSSGKIQRRACRQAFLEGNLNSLGEWILHETHDIANLISSF, encoded by the coding sequence ATGACCCATTCTGCGAAAACCATTGTTGATCTCCTCCATCACCACGCTGATGCTAGCCCCGATCGCACGGCCTATTATTTTATTGCAGGGGAAGATAATCTCACCCAACTGACCTATGCCCAACTGGAGCAACAGGTAAAGGCGATCGCCGCCCATCTACAGACCTTTATCGAGCCAGGCGATCGCATTCTTTTAGTATTTCCCTACTCCGCTGGTCTTGAATTTGTCGCCAGTTTTTATGGCTGTCTCTATGCCGGGGCGATCGCCGTCACCATCAACCCCAGTCGCAGCGACGATGCCCTCGATAAACTCATGGAACGAGTGGAAGACTGCCAAGCAAAAGCCATTTTAACGACCCAATCCTTGATTGAGTACTTCCAAAAGAAACTCATCAAAGCGCCGATCAAAGCCGCTGGCCTCACCCAAAAATTCAGCCAGGTTAAGGCGATCGCCATGGATAAAATTCCCTTGACCTTAGCAGCAGACTGGCAACCCCCTCAGATTACCGAAGAAACCCTCGCCTTCTTACAATACACCTCCGGCTCCACAGGTAAACCCAAAGGCGTGATGGTCACCCACGGCAATGTATTGCACAATTCCGCCACTATTTACAAATCCTTTAGCCACAGTCCCGAAAGCAAGATGGCCAGTTGGCTCCCTATGTTCCACGATATGGGCTTGATCGGAGGCCTCATCCAACCCCTCTATGGCGGTTTTCCTTCCTATCTAATGTCCCCCATTGAACTGATCCAAAAGCCCGTTCGCTGGTTAGAAGTCATTTCCCAGCATCGCATCACAACCAGTGGTGGCCCTAACTTTGCCTACGATCTTGTCGCCAATCAGGTAACCCCAAAACAACTAGAAAGCCTAGATCTGAACTCTTGGGATGTAGCCTATAGTGGTGCCGAAACCGTCCGGGCCAGCACCCTAGAAAAATTCGCCCAGACCTTTGCCCCCTGCGGTTTCCGCAAAGAAGCCTTCTATCCCTGTTATGGCATGGCTGAAGCCACCCTTTTCATTAGTGGTGGCTCCAAGGGCATCCCCCCCGTTGTGCAATATGTAGCCCCCGAAGCCCTCGAACAAAACCAAGCAATCATTAGTACTGATGGTCGTCGCGGTATTGTCAGCTGCGGCTGGACTTGGTTAGGAGATGAAGTAGTGATCGTTGATCCAGAGACCAACACCAAACTACCCGAAGGTCAGGTAGGGGAAATTTGGGCCGCTGGCAAAGGTATCGGCAAGGGCTATTGGGAGCGACCAGAGATAACAAAAGAAACCTTCCAAGCCTATGTCGATGGCCAAGGGCCTTATCTTCGTACTGGAGATTTAGGCTTTTTAAAAGATGGTGAGCTCTTTGTGACCGGACGTATTAAAGATGTAATGATCCTCTGGGGCCGTTACCGCTACCCCCAAGACATTGAACTAACTGTTGAGCAATGCCACCCCGCCCTCCGCCCCTGTGCCGGTGCTGCTTTTTCCATTGAGGCCGCCGATGAAGAACGCCTTGTGGTGGTTCAAGAATTGAAGCGGAGCTATGTCCGCAAGTTTGATCTCGCAGAAGTTGTCGGGGCGATCCGTCAGGCGGTGTATCAAGAGCATACGGTTGAGGTTTATGGCATTGTCCTGCTGAGAACAGGGAGCATTCTCAAGACCTCTAGCGGCAAAATCCAACGACGGGCTTGTCGTCAGGCTTTTCTTGAAGGCAATCTTAATAGTTTAGGAGAATGGATTCTCCATGAAACCCATGATATTGCTAATTTAATCTCAAGTTTTTAG
- a CDS encoding glycosyltransferase, giving the protein MKIAIITSGFLPVIDGVTVSGFQRVQRLSKWGHEVILFCPDYQSLKAIYPDWKQYTGNILPNVKVVNLESQPFMGIDFERNVTRGSYGQMLQQLEAFSPDIIHVDEPERLFLGFLKIPGIDFAKKHNIPCIGFFRTNFTEYIEDFFPVKGIFLKFAENIAKKLIAWIYNSYDLTLIHSKTTEAKLVQMGITNVHYRELWGFDPQKFREPKLKINDFFVRNYDLHQEIEEKVKILFIGRLTPDKGWDFGLNALEQFKDLIDWKRVAIFVAGDGPLNSEILERLSKICPETHMLGRVPPEKVPQLFANTDIYVTNSEKENRALTVVEALASGTPVIAPNAGGVIDNMTDGKTGFLYPPQDAQAFVLSLKHLVEHDDLRHEMADNTYGNVCELTLDKAVENLLDIWKKQVSENI; this is encoded by the coding sequence ATGAAAATTGCAATCATTACTTCTGGATTTTTGCCAGTTATTGATGGAGTGACGGTGAGTGGTTTTCAAAGAGTACAAAGATTAAGTAAGTGGGGCCACGAGGTTATTCTTTTTTGCCCTGACTATCAATCCTTAAAAGCTATTTATCCAGACTGGAAGCAATATACTGGTAACATTTTGCCAAATGTTAAGGTTGTAAATCTTGAAAGTCAGCCTTTTATGGGGATTGACTTCGAGCGCAATGTCACTAGGGGGAGCTATGGCCAAATGCTTCAACAGCTAGAGGCGTTTTCCCCTGACATTATTCACGTTGATGAACCGGAAAGACTTTTTCTAGGATTTTTAAAAATCCCAGGAATTGACTTTGCCAAAAAACACAATATTCCTTGTATTGGATTTTTTAGGACAAATTTCACTGAATATATCGAAGACTTTTTTCCGGTTAAGGGTATTTTTCTCAAATTTGCTGAAAATATAGCGAAGAAATTAATTGCCTGGATATATAACAGTTATGATCTGACATTGATTCATAGTAAAACGACAGAAGCTAAGCTTGTTCAGATGGGCATTACTAATGTCCACTATCGAGAGCTTTGGGGCTTTGACCCCCAAAAATTTAGAGAGCCCAAGCTTAAGATTAATGATTTTTTTGTAAGAAACTATGATTTGCATCAAGAGATAGAAGAGAAAGTCAAAATATTATTTATAGGACGTCTAACCCCTGATAAAGGATGGGATTTTGGTTTAAACGCCCTAGAACAATTCAAAGATTTAATTGACTGGAAAAGAGTTGCGATATTTGTCGCTGGAGATGGGCCTTTAAATTCGGAGATTCTGGAACGACTCAGCAAAATTTGTCCTGAAACTCACATGTTAGGTCGTGTTCCTCCAGAAAAAGTACCGCAACTATTTGCAAATACTGATATTTATGTGACTAATTCCGAAAAAGAGAATCGAGCCCTTACTGTGGTTGAGGCTCTGGCAAGTGGTACTCCCGTCATCGCCCCTAATGCGGGAGGTGTGATTGATAATATGACAGATGGAAAAACGGGTTTTTTGTATCCTCCTCAGGATGCCCAAGCATTTGTACTTAGTCTTAAGCACCTCGTTGAGCATGATGATTTACGTCATGAAATGGCCGATAACACCTATGGAAATGTCTGTGAGCTTACTTTAGATAAGGCAGTAGAAAACTTACTGGATATCTGGAAGAAACAAGTTAGTGAAAATATTTAA
- a CDS encoding lipopolysaccharide biosynthesis protein gives MAKLFLADRILRKILKNFSWLLCGQILTAIANFAYLSLTAHTLGVVAFGQLILVRAYVELIIGLTTFQSWQALIRYGADYLKNRDYLGFQNLVKLTTCLDFLGSLGGYLIAVVAAPFIGPLVGWDAATIHDVQRVSILILFTLSSTPIGLLRLYDRFDLLAVLQMVAPLVRLLGTAIAIWLEAPLVGYLLAWLSGEAANGLCLLAWGWWNTAKKPVFQEINWSLKPLLRMKPQIFKFCLVSNLNSSLPLAITLSPLIVGVFANPSAVALFRAGYEFSTPLKDLALLFTQSVYPELAHLSAKGRWRKFRNLLWKLGRILLGIGVTLLVAILLGGKILLYYSMGSEFTAAYAPLVLLIMAGLFLMGNYLLEPALFSMEMPHLSLRNNAIAILLVYLPLLMILAYYYGAWGAGLATLIANGIGFSLNLFCTWQELCLRQKKQQQNRSSIQTKQPIFPSKH, from the coding sequence ATGGCTAAGTTGTTTTTGGCAGACCGCATTCTTCGCAAGATTTTAAAAAATTTTAGTTGGCTGCTCTGTGGGCAGATTCTGACGGCGATCGCCAATTTTGCTTACCTAAGTCTAACGGCCCACACCCTTGGAGTTGTAGCCTTTGGTCAATTAATCTTGGTGCGAGCCTATGTAGAATTAATTATTGGCCTGACCACCTTTCAATCTTGGCAAGCCCTGATCCGCTACGGTGCAGACTATCTCAAAAATCGGGACTATTTAGGCTTTCAGAATTTAGTTAAACTCACCACTTGTCTAGACTTTCTCGGTTCCCTAGGAGGATATTTAATCGCAGTGGTCGCAGCCCCTTTCATCGGGCCATTGGTCGGGTGGGATGCTGCAACGATTCACGATGTACAACGGGTAAGCATTTTGATTTTGTTTACCTTGAGCTCAACTCCTATCGGCCTTCTACGTTTATATGATCGTTTTGATTTGTTAGCGGTCTTGCAAATGGTGGCCCCTCTAGTTCGGCTTTTGGGCACGGCGATCGCCATCTGGTTAGAGGCCCCACTAGTCGGCTATTTACTGGCCTGGTTGAGTGGCGAAGCAGCCAATGGCCTCTGTCTTTTAGCCTGGGGGTGGTGGAATACAGCGAAAAAACCAGTATTCCAAGAAATAAACTGGTCTTTAAAGCCACTATTACGGATGAAGCCTCAAATCTTTAAATTCTGCCTTGTTTCTAATCTCAATTCTTCCCTACCCCTCGCCATTACTCTGAGCCCCCTAATTGTCGGCGTCTTTGCCAATCCTAGCGCCGTTGCCCTTTTTCGAGCTGGCTATGAATTTTCCACACCCCTCAAGGATTTAGCCCTTCTTTTTACCCAATCGGTTTATCCCGAATTAGCCCACCTTAGTGCCAAGGGTCGCTGGCGTAAATTTCGTAATCTGCTGTGGAAGCTCGGACGAATTTTGTTGGGGATTGGTGTTACTTTGCTAGTTGCTATTCTTCTGGGTGGAAAAATACTGCTTTATTACTCCATGGGATCTGAATTTACCGCAGCCTATGCTCCTCTCGTGTTGTTAATTATGGCGGGCTTATTCTTGATGGGGAATTATCTCTTGGAACCGGCGCTTTTTTCCATGGAGATGCCCCATTTATCCCTCCGGAATAATGCCATTGCCATTTTGTTAGTTTATCTGCCTCTACTCATGATTCTTGCCTATTATTACGGCGCTTGGGGAGCAGGACTAGCAACCCTGATTGCCAATGGTATTGGATTTAGCCTGAATTTATTTTGTACCTGGCAAGAATTGTGCTTAAGACAAAAAAAACAGCAACAAAATAGATCCTCTATTCAGACAAAACAGCCTATTTTTCCCTCAAAACATTAA
- a CDS encoding sterol desaturase family protein, translated as MEVLLPLLVFSLSFIFGSFLEYWIHRIFHVSSKHPIKRLFPKLGQGHTQHHISGTGQGFLWEFRNYVFGINVVLFPFFLHSWILGISWFLGCFIYAAFAAFAHQLQHDNPIKCFWLPMPVHYVHHKYNQWHHNFGIGVDWWDRLFGTYRPTSTWLTEKEQRTADQKLWQIKWL; from the coding sequence ATGGAAGTTTTATTGCCTCTCCTTGTTTTTAGCCTCTCCTTTATCTTTGGGAGTTTTCTGGAATACTGGATTCACCGGATTTTCCATGTTTCCTCCAAACACCCCATCAAACGTCTGTTTCCCAAGCTGGGTCAAGGCCATACCCAACACCATATCAGCGGCACCGGCCAGGGTTTTCTTTGGGAATTTCGCAACTATGTGTTCGGGATCAATGTTGTGCTGTTTCCCTTTTTTCTCCATTCCTGGATCTTAGGAATTAGTTGGTTTCTGGGCTGTTTCATTTATGCTGCCTTTGCTGCCTTTGCCCATCAATTGCAGCATGACAACCCAATTAAATGCTTTTGGTTACCGATGCCCGTCCATTACGTCCACCATAAATATAATCAATGGCACCATAATTTTGGGATCGGCGTCGATTGGTGGGATCGACTCTTTGGCACTTATCGCCCGACATCTACTTGGCTCACAGAAAAAGAGCAACGTACAGCAGACCAGAAACTTTGGCAGATTAAATGGCTTTAG